The following is a genomic window from Nocardioides thalensis.
CGAGCCGGTTCGTCGTCGGAGCGACCGGCTACTACGACTACGACGACGGCCACCGTCCGGAGTTCCCCGGTGAGGACCGGTTCGCCGGCCGGATCGTGCATCCGCAGCACTGGCCGGAGGACCTCGACCACACCGGCAAGGACGTCGTGGTCATCGGCAGCGGTGCCACCGCGATCACGCTGGTGCCCGCGATGGCGCCCGACGCCGCCAGCGTCACGATGCTGCAGCGCTCCCCGAGCTATGTGATGCCCGTGCCGTCCGAGGACCCGCTGGCGTCACCGCTGTCGCGGGTGCTCCCCGCCTCGGCCGCCTACCTCAGCGGCCGGCTCCGCAACATCGTGCTCCAGCAGGCGATCTACAAGCTGTGCCGCGCCCAGCCGGCCCTCGCCCGCAAGGTGCTGCTGGCGGCGGTGCGCGCGCAGGTGGGGCCCAACGTGGACATGCGGCACTTCACGCCGTCGTACGACCCGTGGGACGAGCGGCTCTGCGTCGTCCCCAACGGCGACCTGTTCCGCGCGCTGCGCCGCGGCGAGGCGTCGATCCTCACCGACCACATCGAGACGTTCACGCCCGACGGCATCCGCACCCGCTCCGGCGAGGAGCTCCGTGCCGACATCGTCGTCGCGGCCACCGGCCTGAAGATCCAGCTGATGGGCGGCGCCGTCCTCGAGGTCGACGGCGAGGTCGTCGACACCCGGGAGCGGCTGCTCCACAAGGGCGTGATGATGGAGGGCGTGCCGAACGCGACGTTCGTCATCGGCTACACCAACGCATCCTGGACGCTCAAGGCCGACCTCGCCAGCACCTACCTGTGCCGCCTGGTCAAGCACATGGACAAGCGTGGTCACCGGACCGTGGTCCCGGTCGCCGGCCCGGCGGAGCACAGCGATGTCTCGGTGATGGGCGACTCCATGCGATCGGGCTACATCCAGCGCGGCGACGCCGTCATGCCGCGCCAGGGCCGGTCCGGGCCGTGGCGGATCCGCAACGACTACCTCCGCGACAGCATCACGCTGCGACGGGGGCGGATCGACGACGAGGGTCTCGTCTTCGACGCCGCGGTCCCCGTGCCGGCGCTCGGCCACGGTCCCAGCAGGGTGCGCGACCGTGTCGGCTGACATCGGCACCGTGCCCCGCGCCCTCGCGGGCGCGGTCTCCGCCGGCGCCCGCGCGACTAGAGTGCGGCCCATGCCGCAGCTGCCGCGCGTCCCCCGGGTCGACGGCCGTCAGCTGCGCTGGGAGAGCCACAACGCCGAGCGGCGGGAGCTGGTGCTCAATGCCGCCGTCGAGCTGATCGAGCAGCAGCCGCCCGGCGCCGAGATCCACGTGCAGCAGATCGCCGAGCAGGCCGGCCTGGTTCGCACGGTCGTCTACCGGCTGTTCAACGGCCGCGCCGAGCTCAACCGCGCCGTCCAGCGCCACGTGGTCGCCCAGATCCGCGAGGTCCTCGGCGCGCACCTCCGGCTGGAGGGGAGCGCGGAGTCGATCATCGGCAGCATCGTCGGCGCGTACGTCGAGTGGGTGGCCGCCCACCCGAGCCTCCACGAGATGTCCGAGCGCGAGCTCGGCGACGGCGAGCCCGGCGAGCTCGAGCGGGCGATCGACGACCTGGGCACCGAGCTGGCCACCCTCGTGCAGACCGGCGCGACCCTGCTCGGCAGCCCGCTCGACGACGAGCACCTCGCCGTCCTGGACCTGCTCGTCGTCGGGCTCATCGGCCAGGTCCGCGGCAGTGTCAAGCAGTGGATCAGGATGCCCGACCGCACCGTCAGCGCGGCCGAGCTCACGGCGACCCTCAGCCGGTGGGTCTGGTTCCAGATCGACGGCGAGGCCAGGGAGCTCGGTGTCGTCATCGACCCGACCGTCCCCGTCGAGCAGCTGACCGGGACCACCTCGGCGCCCTAGCGCACCCCGCCCCGGCGGCGCGCCCACGCACGACCGAATACCTTGCACACGCTGTACAGATAACCAAACCGCAACCGCACCAGGAGGAGCCATGACCGCCTCGCCCGCGCAGCGCTACGAGGACATCGTGGAGACCCTGTCCGAGGGTTCCGCGAACCGCAGCTTCGACGCCTTCCGGGACATCCCGTGGGACGACCCCGACTTCGCGATCGACCTCACGGACCCACGCTGGTCGCTGCCCGCCGTCGACGCCCTCGGGGCGCACCCGTGGTACCAGGAGCAGTCCGAGGAGCGCCGGATCGCGATCGGGCTCTGGCGCCAGGCCAACGTCTGCAAGGTCGGCCTCCAGTTCGAGAACATCTTGATCCGCGGCATCATGCAGTACGTCTTCACCGTGCCCAACGGGTCGCCCGAGTTCCGCTACCTCACCCACGAGGCGACGGAGGAGACCCACCACACCCAGATGTTCCAAGAGTTCGTCAATCGCGCGGGCGTGGAGGTGCCGGGGATGCGGCGGGTGATCCGGGTGGCGAGCCCGATCATCCCCTGGGTGGCCTCGATCTTCCCCGAGTGGTTCTTCACGATGGTGCTCGCCGGCGAGGAGCCGATCGACCACATCCAGAAGGCGATCCTTCGCTCCAGCGACGACCTGCACCCGCTGCTCGAGCGGATCATGCAGATCCACGTCGCCGAGGAGGCCCGCCACATCTCCTTCGCTCACGAGTACCTGCTCGAGCGCGTCCCCGAGCTGGGCCCGGTCCGCAAGGGCCTGCTCTCGGTGCTCTACCCGCTGACGATGCGGATCGCCTGCGACCTGATCGTGGTGCCCGGCAAGGAGATCACGACCGAGGTCGGCGTCCCGAGGTCGGTCGTGAAGGAGGTGTTCTGGCGCAGCGACCAGGGCCGCCGGATGCTGCGCGACCTGTTCGGCGACGTCCGGGCGCTCGCCGAGGACACCGGCCTGATGAACCCCGTCTCCCGGCGCGTGTGGAAGCTGCTCGGCATCGCCGGCCAGCCCTCGCGCTACCGCAGCGAACCGGCGCGCGAAGCCGCCTGACCGCCGTACCCCGAAGGAAGAGTGAGCCCGTGACGTACGTCGTCACCCAGTCCTGTTGCAGCGACGCCTCGTGCGTCACCGCCTGCCCGGTCAACTGCATCCACCCGGCGCCCGGCGAGCCCGGCTTCGCCGAGGCCGAGATGCTGTACGTCGACCCGGCGACCTGCATGGACTGCGGCGCCTGCACCACGGCCTGCCCGGTGGGGGCGGTCGTGCCGCACACCGCGCTCACCGACGACCAGCTGCCGTTCCTCGAGCTGAACGCCTCGTATTACCGCGAGCACCCCCACGCCGACCGCCGGCCGCTCGCGCCGGTCGAGGTGCTGCCCGTGCTGGGGGAGCGGCGACCGGTCCGGGTCGCGGTCGTCGGGGCCGGGCCGGCGGGGCTGTTCACGGCCGACGAGCTGCTGCGCCAGCCGACCGTCGAGGTCGACGTGCTCGACCGGCTCCCCACGCCGTACGGCCTCGTGCGGGCCGGGGTCGCACCCGACCACGCCCGCACCAAGGACGTCACCCGGCTGTTCGCACGCATCGAGGACCAGCCCGGCTTCCGCTACCTGCTCGGGGTGGAGGTCGGCACCGACGTCACCCACGAGCAGCTGCGCTCGGCGTACGACGCCGTCGTCTACGCGACCGGCTCCGGCACCGGCCGGACCCTCGACGTGCCCGGCAGCGGGCTCGTCCAGTCGGTCACCGCGACCGACGTCGTCGCCTGGTACAACGGCCACCCCGACCACCTCGGGCCGCCGCTCGCGCTCGACACCGAGCGCGTCGTCGTGGTTGGCAACGGCAACGTCGCCCTCGACGTCGCCCGGGTACTCACCGCCGATCCCGACGTCCTGGCGGGCACCGACATCGCCGACCACGCGCTCGCCGCGCTGCGCGGTAGCGCCGTGCGCGAGGTGGTGGTCCTCGGGCGCCGCGGCCCCGAGCACGCCGCGTTCACGCTGCCCGAGCTGATCGGGCTCCGCGGGCTTGACGGGGTCGACGTCGTGGTCGATGGGCCCGTCACCGTGACCAGCGAGAAGACCAGGGTCCTCGCCGAGCTCGCGGCGCGGCCGCCGCGCGGCCACCGTCGTCGCATCGTGCTCCGGTTCGGCACGACCCCCGTCGAGGTGCTCGGCGACGCGCGCGTCGACGGCATCCGGGTGGAGCGCGCGGGGGAGTGCGAGGACATGGTGGCAGGCGCGGTGGTCGCGGCGATCGGCTACCGCGCGCGACCGGTCGCCGGGCTGCCGTTCGACGAGGTCGCGGGGCGGGTCCCCAGCGACGGCGGCCGGGTCGAGCCGGGCGTCTACGTCGCGGGCTGGGTCAAGCGCGGCCCGCGCGGCTTCATCGGCACCAACCGCTCCTGCGCGGAGGAGACCGCGGCGCGCGTCTTCGAGGACATCGACGCCGGCCGCCTCGCGCCGCCGGTCGCACCTCGTCCGACCGCCCCGGTCGACCTCGCCGGGTGGCGCGCCATCGACGCCCGCGAGCGGGAGGCCGGAGCGCCGTACCGACGGCCGCGGGTCAAGCTGACCGACCGCACCGCGCTCCTCAGCGCAGCCGCTCCATCTGCTCGATCTCGGCGGTCTGCGTCGTGACGATGCGGTCGGCCAGCTCGACCGCCGGGCGGTACTGACCGGCGTCCTGCTCGGTCTCGGCCATCTCGACGGCACCCTCGTGGTGCTCGACCATCATCGTGAGCCACAGGTCCTGGAACTCCGCGTCGGTCGCGTCCTGGAGCGCGGTCATGTCCTCCGCGCTCATCATCCCGGGCATGTCGGTGTCCATGCCCTCCATGGCCTCGCCGATGTCGCCGTGGTGGCCCATGTTGACGTGGTCGCGCATGGTCTCGGGGATGTCCTCGCCCCACTCCTGGAGCCAGTCGACCATGGTCTCGATCTCGGGTCCCTGGGCGGCCCGGATGGCCTCCGCGAGCCGCTGCACCTTCGGGTCCAGGTCGCGCTCCGCGGCGAGGTCGACCATCGACATCGCCTGCGCGTGGTGCTGGATCATCGCCGTCGCGAACTCGACGTCGGCGTCGTTGTGCGCGGTCGACGACAGCGCGGGTCGGTCGTCCGCCGGGTCGTCGCCGCCGCAGGCCGACAGGGTGGGCACGAGCAGCAGGACCGCCGCGAGAGCAGCGGCCAGGCGGGGGATCCGGTGCGAGTCCGAGGTCATGGGACAACTCTAGGAAGAAGTTCTCGCCGCCTCTTGGAATATACCCCTGGGGGGTATATGTTCCGGTGTCATGGACCACGCAACCCACCACCACGGTCACGACCCCCACGGCAACGTCAACGCGATGGCGCTGAGCGCGACCCTGCACTGCCTCACCGGCTGCGCCATCGGTGAGATCCTCGGCCTGATGATCGGCACCGCGGTCGGCCTCAGTGCCGGCTGGACGATCGCGCTGGCGGTCGGGCTCGCGTTCCTGTTCGGCTACACCCTCTCGATGCTCCCGCTGGTCAAGGCCGGCCTGGGCGTCGGCGCGGCCCTGGCGCTGGTGTTCGCGGCCGACACGCTCTCGATCGCGACGATGGAGCTGGTCGACAACGCGGTGATGGCGGTCATCCCGGGTGCGATGGACGCGGGCCTGGTCAACGTCGTGTTCTGGGTCGGCATGATGATCGCGCTGACGGCGGCGTTCCTGGCGGCGTACCCCGTCAACCGCTACCTGCTCCAGCGCGGCAAGGGCCACGCCCTGACCCACGCGCATCACGGCAGCGAGGCCGAGCCGCAGGGGGCGCGTCGCTTCATCCCGAGCTTCGGCGCGGGTGCGCTGGTCGCGGTGATCATCGCCTTCATGGTCGGCGGCCTCGTCGTCTCCGCGGCCTCCGAGCTCGACGAGCCGGAGCGTGAGAAGAGCGGGCACGCCGAAACGACGCACGCTGCGCGGAACTGAAACAAGCGAGGGTCGCCGCGGCTTCTCCGGCCGTGGCGACCCTCGACGCCGGGCAGCTCCCCGGCCCTGACACCGTCCTTCCCGACCCCGCGCCGCACGCGGAACGGCCGCTCCGGCTCCGCCTGCTCCTGCTGCTGGCGTTCATCGCGGCGCTCTCGCCGCTGGCGGTCGACCTCTACCTCGCGAGCTTCCCGGAGATCCAGGACGGGCTGGGCACGACCCCGGCCATGGTGCAGCTGACACTGACCGCCTATCTCGTCGGGGTGTCCGTCGGGCAGCCGATCTGGGGCCCGATCTCCGACCGGTTCGGGCGCCGCGCGCCGCTGCTGGTCAGCAACTCGATCACGGTGGTGTCCTCGTTCGCGGTCGTGCTCGCGCCGACGATCGAGGTGTTGATCGTCGCCCGGTTCGTGCAGGCGCTGTCCGCGTCGTCGGGCATGGTGATCGCCCGGGCGATGGTCGCCGACCTCGCCCAGGGGTACGCCGGGGTCCGCGCGCTGGCGCTGATGATGACGATCCACGGCCTCACGCCGGTGATCGCGCCGGCGCTCGGGGGAGCGCTCGCGACGTTCGTGCCGTGGCGCGGCGTGCTGGCGGTGCTGACGCTCATCGCCGCCCTCCAGCTGGCCGCCGCGATCTTCCTCGTGCCCGAGACGCTTCCGCCCGTACGGCGCACCGTGCGCGTCGACTACCGCGACCTGCTGCGCGTGCTGGCGCGGCCGGCGTACGTCACCTACGCCACGACGCTCGGGCTCGGCGTCGCCTCGGTGATGGCCTACATCGCGAGCAGCTCGTTCGTCTACCAGGACGTGCTGGGCTTCTCGCCGCTCGCCTACGGGCTGAGCTTCGCGGTCAACGCGCTCGGCATGACCGCCGCCGGCCTCCTGTCGGCGCGCCTGGCCCGCGCCCGCCGCCACCCGGCGCGGACCGTGGCGGTGGCGCTGCCGGGCAGCGTCGTCAGCTGTCTCCTGGTGGTGCTGGCAGCCCAGTCGCCGTGGCCGGTGCTGCTGGTCGTGCCGGTGTTCGCCAACGGGTTCTTCGCCAACCTGGTGATGGGCAACTGCATGGGCCTGGCGATGGAACAGGTGCGGGACCTGCCGGGCGCGGGCTCGGCGCTGCTGGGGCTCTTCATGTTCGGCGTCAGCGCCGCCGCGACCCCGGTGGCCGGCCTGCTGGGCGGGGTCGACTCGGCGGTGCCGATGGCGCTCGTGATGCTGACGCTCGCCGTGCTGGCGGCCGCGGTCTTCGCCCTCGGGCGGCGCTGGGTGGCGCGCAACCCCGCCAGCGAGGCGGTGTTCGCGTGAGCAACGCCACCCCCTTCGGATCACGGCGATCCGAACCTTTCCGGAGTAACTCTAGTGACCTTAATGTCTTTCGCATGACCCACGAACGTGTCGGCCTGCGCCGACTTGCTGCCATCGCCGCCGTCCTCGTCGCCGTCGTCGCCGGTCTCACCGCCTGCGGAGCCGCCGTGGGCGGCGGCAACGACGGCGAGGAAGAGACCACCATCCGCTACCAGAGCTATGCGGGAGCCATCGACCCGTTCCTGCTCGCCGACGCCCTCGGCGAGTTCGAGGGGCTGACCCTCGAGCGGGTCGGCGACATCACGGGCGGGCCGCAGGCCCTCCAGGCGCTGGTGTCCAACCAGACCGACATCGGCGGCTCCGCGTTCTACGGCGCGATCGCGCAGCTGGTGTCGACGGGTGCGCCGATCAAGGCCGTCGTCCCGTCCTACGGCTCGAACGCCGACAGCAACCAGAAGCTGGTCGTGCTGGAGGACTCCGGGATCAGCTCGGCCGCGGACCTGGTCGGGAAGAAGATCGCCGTCAACACCCTCGGTGCCAACGCCGAGGCCGTGCTCGACACCTGGTTCGACCAGGAGGGCCTCAGCGAGGAGGAGCAGGACCAGGTCACCCTGGTGCCGCTGCCGCCGCTCAACACCCCCGAGGCTCTGGAGAAGGGGCAGGTCGACGCGGCCGTCGTGGGCTTCCTCAGCTACCAGACGATGAAGTCCCAGTTCGGCGTGACCGAGCTGGTCAACGACGTCGACGTCGTGGGCGCGCCGTACATCGGCGGCGCGTACACCATGCGCACCGAGTTCATCGAGCAGAACCCGAACACCAGCCAGCAGGTGGTCGAGGGTGTCGCCACCGCGATCGAGTTCATCGAGACCCACGAGAAGCAGGAGATCTTCGACGTCTACTTCCCCTACCTCGAGGAGGAGGGGTACGCCGACTACATCCCTGCGATCGAGGCGAACTTCCCCGGCACGACGGGTCTGCCCGCCGACGCGGTGATCGCGGACGAGGACATCGAGCGCTGGGTCGACTGGCTCGAGTCCCGGGGCGAGATGCAGGGCGAGCTGGACGTGTCCGACGTCTACACCAACGAGTTCAACCCGAACGCCTGACCCGACCGGCCAGACAGGCCCTGAGCAGGGAGCGACACATGAGTTCACGAATCGAGCTGAGCCACGTCGGGCAGACCTTCTGGGTCCGCGGTGACGACGACAAGCAGCTGCGCGAGTTCGTCGCGCTCGACGACCTCAACCTCGAGGTCGGCGCCGGGGAGTTCCTGACCCTGGTCGGCCCGTCGGGGTGCGGCAAGTCCACCGTCCTGGACCTGATCGCGGGGCTCGCCAAGCCCAGCTCGGGCCGGCTGACCATCGACGGCCGCCCGATCACCGGACCGGGCCTCGACCGCAGCGTGGTGTTCCAGCAGTACACGCTGCTGCCCTGGCGCACCGCGGCCGCCAACATCGAGTTCGCGCTCGAGGCCGCCAGCAAGCGGGGCGGCGGGATGAGCAAGAAGGAGCGGGCCGAGCGGGCGCGCACCTACCTGGACCTGGTGGGGCTCTCCGAGTTCGCCAACCGCTACCCGCACGAGCTCTCCGGCGGCATGAAGCAACGAGTCGCGATCGCCCGCAGCCTGTCCTACGAGCCGCAGGTGTTGCTCATGGACGAGCCGTTCGGCGCGCTCGACGCCCAGACCCGCGAGCGACTCCAGGAGGAGCTCGTCGGGATCTGGAAGCGGGCCGGCACCACCGCCATCTTCATCACCCACGACATCGACGAGGCCGTCTTCCTCGGCCAGCGGGTCGCGGTGATGAGCTCGCGACCGGGCCGGATCAAGGAGGTCATCGGCATCGACCTCGACCGCGACGCGGCCAGCGACACCGACATCCGCGCGACGCGGGAGTTCGCGGAGTACCGCCACCGCATCTGGGCCCTGCTGCGGGAGCAGCACGCGGCCGCCGTACCGACGGACACGAAGGAGCTCACGCATGTCTAGCCTCCTCGCGGAGAAGACCGAGGCCCGGCCCAACCCGCGGCAGGAGGAGGTCGCCAAGGCCAAGGCCGCCTCGCCCGGCAAGCAGCGGGTGGTCACCCTGGCCCGCGGCCTCGCCGGTTTCATCACGCTCGCCCTGATCTGGGAGCTCGCGCCGCGGTTCGAGATCCTCGACCCCTACTTCATCCCGCCGCTGAGCACGGTGCTCGAGGCGTGGTGGGACATGGCGGCGAGCGGTGAGCTGGTCGAGCACGTCCGCGCCAGCCTGGTCCGGTCGGCCGTCGGGTTCGGCCTGGCGATCGCCATCGCGATCCCGCTCGGCGCGTCGATCGCGTGGTACCGCCCGGTGCGCGAGTTCTTCCAGCCGGTGCTGGAGATCTTCCGCAACACCGCCGCCCTCGCGATCCTCCCGGTGTTCGTGCTGATCCTCGGCATCGGCGAGACCTCGAAGATCGCGATCGTCACCTACGCCTGCTTCTTCCCGATCCTCCTGTCGACCATCACCGGGGTCGCCACGGTGGACCCGCAGCTGTTGCGATCGGCGAGGGTGCTCGGGCTCTCGCCGGTCACGACCTTCCGCAAGGTCGTCTTCCCGGCCGCCATCCCGACGATCTTCACCGGCGTCCGGATCTCCGGCGCCGCGGCGATCCTCGTGCTCATCGCGGCCGAGATGATCGGCGCCACCGCGGGCCTGGGCTTCCTCATCAACTACGCGCAGTTCAACTTCCTCATCCCCAAGATGTACGCCGCGATCATCACGACCTCGGCCATCGGCCTCGGCGTCAACTACGGCCTCGTGGCGCTCGAGCGGCGGTTCTCCCGCTGGCGCCCCGCCTGATCCCAGGAGCAGATCGACATGACGAATCCCCGACAGCCCCATCAGCCCCGGCAGCTCAGCCTCAACGCGTTCCTGCACGACACCGGTCACCACGAGGCCTCGTGGCGGCACCCGGAGTCGTCCGCCGAACGGGCCCACGACATCGAGTTCTACGTCGAGCAGGCCCAGAAGGCCGAGGCCGCCAAGCTCGACGGCGTCTTCTTCGCCGACATTCCCGGCCTGTGGGCCGCCACGCCGTACCGCCCGACCGCGCACCTGGAGCCGATCACCCGGCTCTCCGCGATGGCGGCCAGGACCGAGAAGATCGGCCTGATCGCGACCGCGTCGACCACCTTCCACGAGCCCTACAACCTCGCCCGGCTGTTCTCCTCCCTCGACATCATCTCGGGGGGCCGGGCCGGCTGGAACATCGTCACCACGCAGTCCGAGGCGGTGGCGCGCAACTTCAGCCTGGCGACGATGCCGGACCCGGCGGAGCGTTACGCACGCGCGCAGGAGTTCATCGACGTCGTCACGAAGCTGTGGGACTCGTGGGAGGACGACGCGGTCCTCGCCGACCGTGACTCGGGTCGCTACTTCGACCCGGACAAGGTGCACGCGATCAACCACGTCGGCCGGTTCTTCCAGGTCGAGGGGGCGCTCGCGGCGCCCCGCTCGCCGCAGGGGCGCCCGGTCTACGTGCAGGCGGGCTCCTCCAACGAGGGCCGTGCCTTCGCGGCGCGCAACGCCGAGGCGATCTTCACCGCGCACCAGACGCTCGGCGACGCGCAGGCGTTCTACGACGACATCAAGTCCCGGGCCGCGAGGTTCGGGCGCGACCCCGGCCACGTCAAGATCCTTCCCGGCATCAGCCCGTTCCTCGGCGACACCGAGCAGGAGGCGAAGGAGCTCCAGCAGTACTTCAACGAGCTCACCGTGCCGGCCTACGGCATCGGCCAGCTCGAGAGCCTCGCGGGCATCTCGCTCGGGCACCTCGAGCTCGACGAGCGGGTGCCGGTCGAGCTGTTCGCGGGATCCGGCGACGTGCTCGACAACAACCGCAGCCGCCTCCAGGTGGTCGCCAACATCGTCGAGCGCGACCGGCCCACGCTGCGCCAGCTGCTGCACCGCCTCGCCGGCGGGCGCGGGCACAACGTTGTCGCCGGTACGCCGCTCCAGGTCGCCGACATCATCACCGAGTGGTTCGAGAACGGCGCCGCCGACGGGTTCAACGTGATGCCGCCGCTGTACCCGCAG
Proteins encoded in this region:
- a CDS encoding flavin-containing monooxygenase, which translates into the protein MTDTCDFDVLIIGAGISGIGTACHLVREGTGKSFAILERRDAVGGTWDLFRYPGIRSDSDMLTFGFGFRPWIGTKVLADGPSIKQYVAETADAHDVTRHIRFGHRVTRASWSTEDARWTVEAVVAGRPVRYTSRFVVGATGYYDYDDGHRPEFPGEDRFAGRIVHPQHWPEDLDHTGKDVVVIGSGATAITLVPAMAPDAASVTMLQRSPSYVMPVPSEDPLASPLSRVLPASAAYLSGRLRNIVLQQAIYKLCRAQPALARKVLLAAVRAQVGPNVDMRHFTPSYDPWDERLCVVPNGDLFRALRRGEASILTDHIETFTPDGIRTRSGEELRADIVVAATGLKIQLMGGAVLEVDGEVVDTRERLLHKGVMMEGVPNATFVIGYTNASWTLKADLASTYLCRLVKHMDKRGHRTVVPVAGPAEHSDVSVMGDSMRSGYIQRGDAVMPRQGRSGPWRIRNDYLRDSITLRRGRIDDEGLVFDAAVPVPALGHGPSRVRDRVG
- a CDS encoding TetR/AcrR family transcriptional regulator yields the protein MPQLPRVPRVDGRQLRWESHNAERRELVLNAAVELIEQQPPGAEIHVQQIAEQAGLVRTVVYRLFNGRAELNRAVQRHVVAQIREVLGAHLRLEGSAESIIGSIVGAYVEWVAAHPSLHEMSERELGDGEPGELERAIDDLGTELATLVQTGATLLGSPLDDEHLAVLDLLVVGLIGQVRGSVKQWIRMPDRTVSAAELTATLSRWVWFQIDGEARELGVVIDPTVPVEQLTGTTSAP
- a CDS encoding AurF N-oxygenase family protein, translating into MTASPAQRYEDIVETLSEGSANRSFDAFRDIPWDDPDFAIDLTDPRWSLPAVDALGAHPWYQEQSEERRIAIGLWRQANVCKVGLQFENILIRGIMQYVFTVPNGSPEFRYLTHEATEETHHTQMFQEFVNRAGVEVPGMRRVIRVASPIIPWVASIFPEWFFTMVLAGEEPIDHIQKAILRSSDDLHPLLERIMQIHVAEEARHISFAHEYLLERVPELGPVRKGLLSVLYPLTMRIACDLIVVPGKEITTEVGVPRSVVKEVFWRSDQGRRMLRDLFGDVRALAEDTGLMNPVSRRVWKLLGIAGQPSRYRSEPAREAA
- a CDS encoding FAD-dependent oxidoreductase, giving the protein MTYVVTQSCCSDASCVTACPVNCIHPAPGEPGFAEAEMLYVDPATCMDCGACTTACPVGAVVPHTALTDDQLPFLELNASYYREHPHADRRPLAPVEVLPVLGERRPVRVAVVGAGPAGLFTADELLRQPTVEVDVLDRLPTPYGLVRAGVAPDHARTKDVTRLFARIEDQPGFRYLLGVEVGTDVTHEQLRSAYDAVVYATGSGTGRTLDVPGSGLVQSVTATDVVAWYNGHPDHLGPPLALDTERVVVVGNGNVALDVARVLTADPDVLAGTDIADHALAALRGSAVREVVVLGRRGPEHAAFTLPELIGLRGLDGVDVVVDGPVTVTSEKTRVLAELAARPPRGHRRRIVLRFGTTPVEVLGDARVDGIRVERAGECEDMVAGAVVAAIGYRARPVAGLPFDEVAGRVPSDGGRVEPGVYVAGWVKRGPRGFIGTNRSCAEETAARVFEDIDAGRLAPPVAPRPTAPVDLAGWRAIDAREREAGAPYRRPRVKLTDRTALLSAAAPSARSRRSAS
- a CDS encoding DUF305 domain-containing protein, encoding MTSDSHRIPRLAAALAAVLLLVPTLSACGGDDPADDRPALSSTAHNDADVEFATAMIQHHAQAMSMVDLAAERDLDPKVQRLAEAIRAAQGPEIETMVDWLQEWGEDIPETMRDHVNMGHHGDIGEAMEGMDTDMPGMMSAEDMTALQDATDAEFQDLWLTMMVEHHEGAVEMAETEQDAGQYRPAVELADRIVTTQTAEIEQMERLR
- a CDS encoding DUF4396 domain-containing protein, which codes for MDHATHHHGHDPHGNVNAMALSATLHCLTGCAIGEILGLMIGTAVGLSAGWTIALAVGLAFLFGYTLSMLPLVKAGLGVGAALALVFAADTLSIATMELVDNAVMAVIPGAMDAGLVNVVFWVGMMIALTAAFLAAYPVNRYLLQRGKGHALTHAHHGSEAEPQGARRFIPSFGAGALVAVIIAFMVGGLVVSAASELDEPEREKSGHAETTHAARN
- a CDS encoding Bcr/CflA family efflux MFS transporter: MATLDAGQLPGPDTVLPDPAPHAERPLRLRLLLLLAFIAALSPLAVDLYLASFPEIQDGLGTTPAMVQLTLTAYLVGVSVGQPIWGPISDRFGRRAPLLVSNSITVVSSFAVVLAPTIEVLIVARFVQALSASSGMVIARAMVADLAQGYAGVRALALMMTIHGLTPVIAPALGGALATFVPWRGVLAVLTLIAALQLAAAIFLVPETLPPVRRTVRVDYRDLLRVLARPAYVTYATTLGLGVASVMAYIASSSFVYQDVLGFSPLAYGLSFAVNALGMTAAGLLSARLARARRHPARTVAVALPGSVVSCLLVVLAAQSPWPVLLVVPVFANGFFANLVMGNCMGLAMEQVRDLPGAGSALLGLFMFGVSAAATPVAGLLGGVDSAVPMALVMLTLAVLAAAVFALGRRWVARNPASEAVFA
- a CDS encoding ABC transporter substrate-binding protein; translated protein: MTHERVGLRRLAAIAAVLVAVVAGLTACGAAVGGGNDGEEETTIRYQSYAGAIDPFLLADALGEFEGLTLERVGDITGGPQALQALVSNQTDIGGSAFYGAIAQLVSTGAPIKAVVPSYGSNADSNQKLVVLEDSGISSAADLVGKKIAVNTLGANAEAVLDTWFDQEGLSEEEQDQVTLVPLPPLNTPEALEKGQVDAAVVGFLSYQTMKSQFGVTELVNDVDVVGAPYIGGAYTMRTEFIEQNPNTSQQVVEGVATAIEFIETHEKQEIFDVYFPYLEEEGYADYIPAIEANFPGTTGLPADAVIADEDIERWVDWLESRGEMQGELDVSDVYTNEFNPNA
- a CDS encoding ABC transporter ATP-binding protein, which encodes MSSRIELSHVGQTFWVRGDDDKQLREFVALDDLNLEVGAGEFLTLVGPSGCGKSTVLDLIAGLAKPSSGRLTIDGRPITGPGLDRSVVFQQYTLLPWRTAAANIEFALEAASKRGGGMSKKERAERARTYLDLVGLSEFANRYPHELSGGMKQRVAIARSLSYEPQVLLMDEPFGALDAQTRERLQEELVGIWKRAGTTAIFITHDIDEAVFLGQRVAVMSSRPGRIKEVIGIDLDRDAASDTDIRATREFAEYRHRIWALLREQHAAAVPTDTKELTHV
- a CDS encoding ABC transporter permease, which gives rise to MSSLLAEKTEARPNPRQEEVAKAKAASPGKQRVVTLARGLAGFITLALIWELAPRFEILDPYFIPPLSTVLEAWWDMAASGELVEHVRASLVRSAVGFGLAIAIAIPLGASIAWYRPVREFFQPVLEIFRNTAALAILPVFVLILGIGETSKIAIVTYACFFPILLSTITGVATVDPQLLRSARVLGLSPVTTFRKVVFPAAIPTIFTGVRISGAAAILVLIAAEMIGATAGLGFLINYAQFNFLIPKMYAAIITTSAIGLGVNYGLVALERRFSRWRPA
- a CDS encoding LLM class flavin-dependent oxidoreductase, encoding MTNPRQPHQPRQLSLNAFLHDTGHHEASWRHPESSAERAHDIEFYVEQAQKAEAAKLDGVFFADIPGLWAATPYRPTAHLEPITRLSAMAARTEKIGLIATASTTFHEPYNLARLFSSLDIISGGRAGWNIVTTQSEAVARNFSLATMPDPAERYARAQEFIDVVTKLWDSWEDDAVLADRDSGRYFDPDKVHAINHVGRFFQVEGALAAPRSPQGRPVYVQAGSSNEGRAFAARNAEAIFTAHQTLGDAQAFYDDIKSRAARFGRDPGHVKILPGISPFLGDTEQEAKELQQYFNELTVPAYGIGQLESLAGISLGHLELDERVPVELFAGSGDVLDNNRSRLQVVANIVERDRPTLRQLLHRLAGGRGHNVVAGTPLQVADIITEWFENGAADGFNVMPPLYPQLLDAFTAGVVPILQERGLFRTEYAGSTLRDHYGLPRPDSLYAATAAATTA